Genomic segment of Melospiza georgiana isolate bMelGeo1 chromosome 12, bMelGeo1.pri, whole genome shotgun sequence:
ACAGGGCTCTGAGAAGCAGGGGTAGGTGCTGCTGGGGTTAATGCTGGGGGCTGTTGAGCGATTGAGCAGCCCCCCCAGCGCATCTGCCAGCTCTGAATTCACCAACTTCACCACCTTCTCATCATAGTAGTCACAATCCCTCTCTGGGACGCCCTGCCGCAGCAGGAAGTACCGGAACCCGTCCACGCCGTACTGCCCCATGCACACGCCGGGGTCCACCACGTTGCCCAGGCTCTTGGACATCTTCTGGCCCCGCACAGTCCAGTGGGAGTGCACCAGGATGCGCTCggggggctccagccctgccgccagcagcagcgccggccAGTACAGCGCGTGGAACTTGAGGATGTCCTTGCCCACGACGTGGTGCACGGCCGGCCACCACGCACCGTGGCTCTCAGGGTACCCCACCACGCTCAGGTAGTTCACCAGGGCATCCACCCAGACATAGATGGTCTGGGTGGGGTCACTGGGCACGGGGATGCCCCACTGCAGCCGGTTTCGCTCGCGGGACACCGACAAGTCTGGCAGGTCCTCGTCCAGCCAACGGAGCACGCACTGGTAGAAAGGCTCAGGAAAAATGGCACGTGGGTTGTCCCGGAGCCAGTTCTGCAAGGGATCCCGAAATGCTGAGAGCCTGAACATGTAATTCTCCTCCTTGGTCCAGTGcacctgggacagcaggagaggaaaggaTTATGGCCCCAAGAACAGGCTGACAATGTGCACACACCATTCTCAGCACGGAGGCTGTCGCACACTGCCTGTGTCTGGGTGTCCTCCCATGCCATGGGAAGCTGTCTGCACCTTTCCCTGACTAGTAGCAACCTTCTTACCCAAGATACTGCCTCAGGGATCCCCAGGAACACACCTGAGGACTCAGGCACCTGGGATGGTTCAGCATCCTGCTTCTAAAAACACTCATAACCCTGGGAAGGATTACCTGCCAGGCTGATGTGACATCAGAAAGGAGTTAGGGAGATGAGAATACACCTTCTTAACAACATCGTTTTGCAATAATACTGGAAAATCATGAAAACACAAAATGACACTGTAAGTCTTGCCCTACTGCCACTCCTAATGCCTGCCTTTGTTCTCCTGGGGCCATACTCCTCTTTTTCCTCAATTTATGCTTTAATGCATCTAAGTCACTAACTTTGTTTGCTtacagcactgacagcacttCTCTCCCACAGTTAAATCCATTAAATGACACATTTAGCTAAACCAGTGAAAACGTGGTGGGTGGATGTGGTACGAGTGAGCTGTGTAAGGCACTCAGGGATCCATGGCTGGGTCAGCAATCTTGCAGTGTACCAGGAAGAGATAAGGAGCATCATCAAAGACAAGCTGTACGTCCTCAGCCCCAGGCTCCACCGGATGCCAGAACCCACTCACTCACCAGAAGTCTGGAGTTTATGGCATGTGAAAACTCCCCCTTCTCCTTCACAAAATTCCCAAGGAACAAACTGCCCAACTGCCTCTTTCAGGTTGGAAACAAACCCTCCCATCCTTGCTCACTACACTGCAAGAGCTTCTCTGCTCCATGAATACTCCTATTTCCTTGGACAGCTCAACACACAGGCGAGGCCAGGAACTGTTCTCAGGGTATTCTTGACTTTGAAATCTGCTGACTGTTTTAAATCTAAAGAATGATTACTTTGCTTGGAAACTTATCTTTTCCCCAGTTATACCCTAGGTGCTTCCTCAAGAGTTACTATTTGCCAATATAACCTTTTCTGTGTGGACCAACGCTCCGACATCCCAGCCTCATACAAACAGCACAGGAGGATaatctgtgctgggctctgagcaggaTTATCTGTAGTTGCTGGATTAAATATTGTAACTCCACACCTTCTAAGAAAACGGTGGCAGAGAGACCCTTGGGAAGGTCCCAGACTTCTGGGCACACCCATTCTGGCTGACCACAGGCAGGTGATGTTACAGTGCTTTAGGCAGGGCCAAAACCCATTTAAGAGACGGGTAAGTGTCCAGAGGCCAAACTGAACTGTCTCACAAAATAGGTCTGAAAGTTGGAACCCCTCAGTGAAATATACCCTTATCCTCCTGTTCAGCTTCTGTCATCACTCCTGCAGAACACCATTCCCAGGCCAACAGCCTGCGGACTCAGAAGGGGCTGAATCCTTCCCGTCGCACATAGCCGCAATGTGCACCTGCCGAGGGGGTCTGACAGCTCTCTGACACTCCACTGAAATACAGGTGAGTCTCAGCCACCATGAATAAATAAAAGGCTACGGGAAGCATTAAACACCCCAAATCTGGCCGGAGCAGAGCGGCAGGTGAGTGcgcagtgctcctgcagccctttaCCTCGTGGCCGGTCTCCAAGGACACCTTGCAGGGGCGGCCCTGGGCGTCCGTGCCCTCGGCCAGCTGGCTCTCGGGCAGGAAGCTCTCCTCGGGCGTGCAGTACCAGCCCTCGTAGGAGCCCTTGTAGAGCACCCCTCCATCGCGGAGGGCACCCCAGAAGTGCCTCACGGCTCGCTGGTGCCGGGGCTCGCTGGTGCGCGTGAAGTCGGTGTAGGCGACGCCGGCCTGGCTCAGGGCCTGGCGGAAGAGCCCCGAGACCCGCTCGCAGAGCTCCGCGGGCGACGTCCCCGCCGCGGCCGCGGCCTGCTGGATCTTCAGCCCGTGCTCGTCGGTCCCTGAAACGGAGAGAGGCCGCGGGGCCGTGGGGAGAGGCCGGAGCCCGCAGCCCCGCGGGGACACAGGGGcccggggacacggggaggggGGTCAGCCCCGGCAGAAGGGGTCATCCCCGGGGAAGGGGGCTCGGACCGGGGGTCTCGCTGACCCGTGcagagccgggccgggccggcggcgcGCAGGCGGCGGTGGCGGAGCAGCGCGTCGGCCAGCAGCGCCGAGTACAGGTGCCCGATGTGCGGCGGCCCGTTCGCGTAGAAGATGGGGGTGGAGAGCAGCAggcggcggccgggcccggtggcggtggcggcggcgcggcggagCGAGcgcgggaggcggcggggcggccgccACATGTCGGCAGCGGCACCATCGATGCGGCGGCGCGGAGCGGCCGCCCGGAAGCGGCGGGAGGCGCgtgcgcggcggggccgggccgggccggcggggcCGCGACCGAGGGACCGGCGACCGGCGACATGTTCCGCTGCCGCGCGGGCCTGGCGCGCGCCCTGCGCCCCCCGCCGCGGGGACGCGCCCACGCGGGTCAGTGCCGGGACCGGGGGGCACCGGGCGCGATTCCCGCCGCTGCGGCACAGGCCCGGGGCCGATGGCGGCCGGGAGCGCGGTTTGCGGAGGGCACCGGGCCGGGCGGGCATCCCGCGGGATCGGTGCGGGCACGGCCGTGCCCGGGGCgctgcgggaggggccgcgGGCGGCGGAGGTGCGGATGCTTCGGGAACGTGTTTGGGACAGCGTGAGTGACCCGGAGATGGCCGGGACCTTGGTCTCTTTGCGGGCGCTGCCGGCTTCGCTGCGGTTTTGTCACAAATAagtgcctgcaggcaggggTGAGGCGGGTTCTGCTCTCACCGGGCGGGAGCAGGCGGAGGCGGGGATTGAGAGAGCCCGAACCTCTCCCGGGAGCACCGGCCGTGCCGGGAGCGGCGCTCGGAGCCGTCCCCGCCGCCGCTCCATTCAGGCGTGACCCGGGCCGGCCGCCGGCTGCGATTTGGGGATGGAGAAACAAAACGCGGTGCAGCGGCTCAGCCACGGGCGCTCCCCGTCCGGCTTGCGCGGCGGGAGGTGCCTGCACCGGGACCTGCTCCTTTCCACCGGGGATGCCCTTTTTGCCAGCAAAACCCCGTCCCTTGCTGGAGGTTTATCCCGGTGGAATGAGCCGTGTGAGCAGAGGGAGTTTGGTGCCGGTGTcaccatccctgctgcccaccctggccTGGCTCCTGCTTTTCCTCGGGCAGAAGAGGCCTGGAGAAGGTGTTGGAACCACCAAGACACATCTCTGTGATGgtcagcccagagaggctggaggctccagctgcaggcagctgcctAGGGATGCTCCTGCTATCAGTTAGTTCAGTTACCCCTTGATCTTACAGATAATTTGGTCTCCACAGCTGCCCGGAGCACACTGTTGTGGCTCAGGATAATGCCCTGCAGTCGCTCAGATGTGGGGCTGGGTTTTCCAAACAAGGAATTCGTTTGGGTTCAGAACTGACTTAGTCTCTAAATTTCCTGACGTACCTTTGTATTGACGGtgtttttgtgttgtttctCCAATAAATTGTGTTCCTTAGGCACGTTGTTGCAGCGCTGGAATGTGCCCCCAgacctgcagctgagcagacaAGTGGCTAGCACAGGCGTGCCTGGGCAAAAGGGCAGTAATTCGGTTTTTGTCCTTATTATGGGCTTGTCCACCTTAGGAGCAGGTGCCTATGTAAGTAGAAAGGCGGTTCCTGGGAAGAAGCTGCAGTCCATCTCTCCTGTCGAGCATTTGCTGTATTCCAGCTCTCTTAACTCAGCTTTTGATTTCTGTAGCTTTATCTCTGTTTCCTCCTTCAGAAAACTTCAAGGGGGAGCTAAATGGAAAGTAACTTCTTATGATTACTAGGGTTTTAACTGTAATTTCAGTTACCTTTTAAGTTTTTTACCTTAAAGGCactcttgggtttttttgttatgaCCAGACACAGCTCTGTCTGTTGTCTTGTATGAGACAAACAATTCCTTGCCAAATCTCAGTTCAGAACATTTGTTTAACTTGTGTAAGTGTACCAAATCAACCCCAACTGGGGAGTATTTATGTTCTACTTGGAAAGGATAAAGGTTTGCAGCCTCACTGAAAGAGTAAATGACACTCCCAGAGAGCTGAAGAGTTTCAGCATTGCCTGGGAGTGGATGGATCCCAAGTTTACACCACACAAATCTTTGTTCCAAGCTCTTTCTCTAGGAGGATCGTATTCACTAAAAGTTCcaaattccatttttctccAAAGGAAGCTCctggaaaatggaataaaaattcaaaacagtgtgtggaagaaaaatgttttcctatttcctttaaatataattctttcctgtgccctgctgcccattTTTTTTTCGGCAGATCAGGTAGCTGAAATTACAAAGCGCACTCTGCTTTTCCCAAGACCTGTTTAATCAAGAATCCTAATACTCAGCTCTTTCCCTCTTCTCTTCCATTGCCTGTCTTCCCCTGCAGTTTTGCAATGCCATCAGCTAAGATGCCCTTCTAGATCCCTGACGTCTTCAGGTGTTCCTGGCAAAGCTGGCAGCAACCTCTTGTTATACTTAATAGTGGGAGGAACAGTCACTGGGACAGGAGTTTATGTAAGATGCTTCACTAAAGGTGTTTGTGGGGTGGGAGGGTGGAGGGTGGGCACCTGTCTGTacctcccaccctgcagccctTCACTGCCAGCCCTCTTTGTGCTCCCTGGCCTCAGGTACTTCATTTTCAAGGGACATTGCCAAATAATTTCAGGTTACAAATTGAATATTCTCAGATGGTGCAGTTCTTAGTGGAGAAACCTGCCTTAGAATTACCCTTTCCACATTAAGTAAATGTAAACTCAAACTGGCCGTCTTTTTTGTGACTGTGTAAGGGCAAAAATTACTAATTAGTGCACTTCTCATTATATCAGTAATGTTGGCatgcagaaaaggaaataattcctGAATATAAGTGTGCtaaagggaaggaaataaaacttgTCCAACTTGGTGATTTCCTCATGGAAGAGCACTGAAACATCACCCCATGTCCTGGCAAAGTATAGTTCTGCTTCTAACTAGAAAGAATTTGACATTGTCCCATTGGAAATATTTATCCTCAAGGGCTGATCTGATGTTCTGCCTGTGCATAATAGTGTTTTTCCCTAAAGGATTGGATTTAATTTGCTCTATGCTGCCCTTTGAACTCACTTAAAACCTTCCTGACTCTGCTTGTAAAAGCAGAGGTGGTTTGTAAACCTTGGCTTTTCTGTCTTTGAGCAAAAGGCTTTAAAATAGTTTTATCTTCATTCTTCTGAACACAGACAAGttcttgttttttaatatttccagcATTTCTCCAGTTCCCTGGACAGGCCTTTGTCCTGTGCTCTTTTTTGTGCCTGGCATTAAATTCCTccattcttttttaaaagaatttgcTATAAAACACCAACTTGTGAGGATTGGCAAATGAAATTTGATGTCATGCACATGATAGAGATTATTATGTGCAAAGGTTTTGCCCCAAAGAAAGGTTTGCttccctttaatttttttacccTTGGGGAAAAATACTGGACTCTgacctgctcccagcactcccagtgtCTTCAGTCAGCTCCTGTTCAGGAGAACCCCGTTTTTCTTATAAGTTAATGTGATATAAGAGATGTTCCCTCCTTGTCTGTACCAGTAAATTGTACATGCAGGCTCTGCTTTTGCTGTATCCCGAGTTTCACAGTCAAAAGCACAGGTCAGGATTCAGCTGGAAGAGATTCCACATCCAAGGGCCAGTGCCTGGAACAGCCCCACTCCCGTGGCTCAAGGCCCTGCTAGTGTCAGGGCTGTCCTGCCACCACCATGCCTAGAGAAAGCCAGTCAGGTTCTtggctctgcccagctgctctgggctttggAAGGTGGGAGATGCTTTTTCTTTGGATTTGTCTTCCCTTTCTGCAGTCTTGTGTTGTGTCATGGCCCAGCTTGCATGGCATCTTGGGGTGGTTTGGCTGCATTTCCTTCACTGGAGCTGGTTCCCCTTAGAACAGGTGTGCAGCCAAACACCTGCAGGAAGGTTCATTGCTTCTGGGAAGCAGCCAGACATCCAGGGCTCACCACACCTGGAGGAGCAGGTCATTTTCTGAGCATGTTCTCAATGGGTACCTTGTCCAGGGAGGTGTATTTTGCCCCACATGTTGTCACTGGCTTTTCCAGCATGTGGGGTGGACAAAAGCCTgtcagggccagcagcaggatggtGCCTTGGTGTTGTGAGGTGTACTAGGTCAGTGTCTCCTGTGTGTCTGCAGGTATACAAAACAATACAGGACAGCAAAGAGCGATACGCCAGCCGGCTCGCCATGAGAGCCAGGCAATCCCAAGGCCAGGAGTCCTCTGCCTCAGGTGGGTACCCTGCAGGTCAGGGGTTGGGCTGTCCTTCATGAGCTTGAGTCctccaaaacaaacagaacagaGCCTCTCTGGAATCACAGATGTGC
This window contains:
- the MARS2 gene encoding methionine--tRNA ligase, mitochondrial, giving the protein MWRPPRRLPRSLRRAAATATGPGRRLLLSTPIFYANGPPHIGHLYSALLADALLRHRRLRAAGPARLCTGTDEHGLKIQQAAAAAGTSPAELCERVSGLFRQALSQAGVAYTDFTRTSEPRHQRAVRHFWGALRDGGVLYKGSYEGWYCTPEESFLPESQLAEGTDAQGRPCKVSLETGHEVHWTKEENYMFRLSAFRDPLQNWLRDNPRAIFPEPFYQCVLRWLDEDLPDLSVSRERNRLQWGIPVPSDPTQTIYVWVDALVNYLSVVGYPESHGAWWPAVHHVVGKDILKFHALYWPALLLAAGLEPPERILVHSHWTVRGQKMSKSLGNVVDPGVCMGQYGVDGFRYFLLRQGVPERDCDYYDEKVVKLVNSELADALGGLLNRSTAPSINPSSTYPCFSEPCFPKVLDSREARGTGRACAEDYRLVAAVASLPVQVDTYFEGFQIYKALECIAQCVRQTNGFFQRHRPWKLDRRDAVEQLWLDTILHVTLECLRVYGTLLQPVVPHVADKLLSRLAVGPGERHLSGLTFLARYDGKPCPFEGRQLGPDTGILFHRLGKLETMKKRKQEAQVPDKQLL